The Litoribrevibacter albus genome segment TCATTTTGAATTTTTACTTGAGACCGTGCTTCCCGATGTGTTCGAAGCTAATACAGCGTCCCGTCGCGTCAGAATCTGGTCGGCGGGGTGCTCTACTGGTGAAGAGCCGTATTCCATTGCCATTACTCTTCACAAGTTTCTACAAAAGAATGCCGTCAGGTACAGAAGTTGGGATGTAAAGATCTTAGCAACCGACCTGGATTCGAATGTATTGGCTCATGGTAAAAGAGGCGTCTATCATATATCAGGTTCCGATGGTTTAAGTACTGAAGATCGTCGGGAATACTTTGATGAGTTGGATCAAGGAAACAATCATGAACTGATTGCAAAAGACAAAATCAGAAACATGATTACATTTAACCGACTAAACTTACTTCATAAGTGGCCAATGAAAGGTCAGTTTGATGTGATCTTTTGTCGCAACGTTGTTATCTACTTTGATAAAAGCACTCAAAAAGTATTGTTTGATCGTTATGCCAATGTATTAAAAGATCCTGGGTATTTGATGATAGGGCATTCGGAGAATCTTCACCGAGTGACAGACCGATTCAAAGCATTAGGTGGTACTCGGTATAAGAAAATTTCTTAAGGAGCATTTATGCTTTGTAGTCTAAAGGAACGCCCTGAGCTGCCTCCTGTGCTACCAGGATTTGATCATATTAAGCGCTTCTGGGACCCAAAGCATCAAGTCTATGTTGCCAA includes the following:
- a CDS encoding CheR family methyltransferase; protein product: MTDSNFAHIREVAYQRTGIVLGDHKREMVYSRLARRCRALGASNFDEYIRILEMSDGDELSHFVNSITTNLTSFFREQHHFEFLLETVLPDVFEANTASRRVRIWSAGCSTGEEPYSIAITLHKFLQKNAVRYRSWDVKILATDLDSNVLAHGKRGVYHISGSDGLSTEDRREYFDELDQGNNHELIAKDKIRNMITFNRLNLLHKWPMKGQFDVIFCRNVVIYFDKSTQKVLFDRYANVLKDPGYLMIGHSENLHRVTDRFKALGGTRYKKIS